From the Sphingomonas brevis genome, the window CGTCTGCGAAGACCAGGCGAGCCCCGACGATCAGCCTGAAGCCGATTTCCTCCGGCGTCATTCGGGCTTGCTCGCAAGTATCGTTGAGTGCGCTCCAGGCGCGAACTACTCCGGCGACGCTGTTTCGGTCGGCAATGCCGATGCCTTTCATGTTCAGCTCCAACGCCCGGCCGACCATGTCCGCCGGATGCGAAGCGCCGCGCAGGAAGGAATAGTTGGTCGCGGCGACGAGCTCGGCGAAACTCATGCGAACAGGCCGTGCAGATACCATTGCGGCTGAGGCTTTTCGTCGAACAAGCCATGGCGGAAGACCCAGAAGCGGCGGCCGCGCGCATCTTCGACCCGGTAATAGTCACGGGTCAGGCCGGCCTTGTCGACTGCGCCGTCCTTGCGCTTCCACCATTCGGACGCGATCCGCTCCGGCCCCTCGAATCGCTTGATGAAGTGATCCTTGCGGCGCCAGCGGAAGCGTCGCGGCGGGCCGTCGGGCACTAAAGCCATAACCTCGATCGGCTGCGGCGGATCGAACAAGTGAAGCGGGCGCAGCGGCGGTTCGCCGGGCGCCGGCTGGGGCCAGGAAGCACTGGGCTCGCCGATCTCGACCGCCGGCAAAGCGAGCTGCATCTGCTCGGGAATGTGGGTGTCGCGGGCGACGAACCGCTGGACCCGGCCACGTCCCAGGCGAGTAGCGATCTGGTCGATCAGGGCCGCGACCTTGGCTTCCTTCGCCGCGCCGCCTTCCAGGCTTAGCTGGGTGAGGGCCAGCGGTTCGGTGGCCGGTACCGCCAGGCGGATGAGATCGAAGCCGAAACCGGGATCGATCGGGTCATTAAGGCCTTCGATCCGCTCATTCATCAGCCGGATGATCAGTGCCGGATCGCGGTTCGGCTGGCTGGTTTCGACGACAAGCAGGCGGACCAGCCCGTCGCTGCGAAAGAAGAAGGCCTCGAATCGCCGTCCACCCTCGTGCCTTTGCTCCAACTGCCAACCGATTTCGGCGGCCAGCTCGCCCAACACGGCAATCGCATATTCGGTGCGCGCCACCGGCTCGGCGAAGCGCCGTTCGGCAAGGATCGGAGCGAGGGGAATGCGCGGCTCGATCGGCCTGGCGGCCTCCCCAAGCATTTCCCGCAACGCGGTAACCGCCTCGGCTCCAAAGCGGGCAGCGATGGCGCTCATTGGTCGCCTGGCCAATTCGCCGACCGTTTTGAGCCCGGCGCGAAGCAGGCCTTGCGTCGTGTCCGGTGCCAGCTCCAGCGCCGCCACCGGCAACCGCCGAATCGCCGCCGCCTCATCCTTGGCGGGAACGGCCTGATATCTTGCCAGGGCATGGGCCGCCCTGGGCGTATCGGCGAACGCCAGCCGTACCGTCATTCGAAGCGTCGCCATGCGGGCCTCGACATCGGTTGCCAGCCCTTTCTCGCCGCCAAGCAAATGGCTGCAGCCGGTGACATCGAGGATCAGCCCGTAGGGAGGGTCCAGTGCGACCATCGGCGTATAGCGGATGCAGCCATCGGCCAGCCGTTCGAGCCAGGCGCGATCAGCCGCTTCGTCCTGCTCGACCGCTTCCAGCAGCGGCACCCGCGCCCGCGCATCGGCCAGCGCCATGCCCTGTTCCAGCCCCAGCGATCGCGCCGCCTGATCGACTGCCGCCAGGCGCAGCGCTCCCTTCACCTTGCGGGCGAAGGCAAGCGGGACTTCAGGCGCTAAGCCGCAATTCGGCTGACGCCGCAGCCGGTCGGCCGGCAGGAAGGGAAAACACAGCGCCAACATGCGCCGGCTCTCGGAAGATGATTTGGTCACGATCCCACTCCAGGCGCCAGCGCATGCCCGAAGGCCCGGCGCGACGGCGCAGCAATTCGATTTCGAACATCGGCGGCCCGGGCGCATTGGCCTCCAACGGGCGTGACGGCGCCGCACCGACCGACCAGCGCGTGTCGGCCGCACTGGGCAGCGGTTCCGCTTCCAGCCGCAGCATGAACAGGGTCACCCCCGATTGCTCGGTGGCCAGCGCCAGCCGCCGGCTGACGGTTAGATCGAGCTCGGGGCATTTGCCCCAACATTCAACCACCAACGCCTTAAGGCCGGAACATCGCGCCGCATCGGCCGCGCTTTTGAGCAGCCCTTTAGTGTCCGGAGCGATTCCCAGCACCAGCGCATCCGGCTCGCCGCCCAATTCGATGAGGCCGGGAGAATGGATAAAGCCGCCATGCCGCTCGGCCTTGTCGCTGCGCAGCCAGAAGATCGGCGTTTGGCGGCCTCCGGTCCTGAGTGCGAGCATCGCCGCGAAGCCAGCGGCGCTCGGTCCATCCGCGGCCTCGGCTGCAAACAGCTCATGCACTCGGCCCCGCGCCAAACCGCCATCCAGCGCGGCGTCGAGCGCCATATGACCGGTCGCCACCCGCCGGTCGGCGGACAGCAGCCTGCCTCCGGCAATCAAGGCCAGATTCCGCCTGATCACAGCAAGAGAATCAAC encodes:
- a CDS encoding Y-family DNA polymerase, which produces MLALCFPFLPADRLRRQPNCGLAPEVPLAFARKVKGALRLAAVDQAARSLGLEQGMALADARARVPLLEAVEQDEAADRAWLERLADGCIRYTPMVALDPPYGLILDVTGCSHLLGGEKGLATDVEARMATLRMTVRLAFADTPRAAHALARYQAVPAKDEAAAIRRLPVAALELAPDTTQGLLRAGLKTVGELARRPMSAIAARFGAEAVTALREMLGEAARPIEPRIPLAPILAERRFAEPVARTEYAIAVLGELAAEIGWQLEQRHEGGRRFEAFFFRSDGLVRLLVVETSQPNRDPALIIRLMNERIEGLNDPIDPGFGFDLIRLAVPATEPLALTQLSLEGGAAKEAKVAALIDQIATRLGRGRVQRFVARDTHIPEQMQLALPAVEIGEPSASWPQPAPGEPPLRPLHLFDPPQPIEVMALVPDGPPRRFRWRRKDHFIKRFEGPERIASEWWKRKDGAVDKAGLTRDYYRVEDARGRRFWVFRHGLFDEKPQPQWYLHGLFA
- a CDS encoding ImuA family protein; the encoded protein is MIAGGRLLSADRRVATGHMALDAALDGGLARGRVHELFAAEAADGPSAAGFAAMLALRTGGRQTPIFWLRSDKAERHGGFIHSPGLIELGGEPDALVLGIAPDTKGLLKSAADAARCSGLKALVVECWGKCPELDLTVSRRLALATEQSGVTLFMLRLEAEPLPSAADTRWSVGAAPSRPLEANAPGPPMFEIELLRRRAGPSGMRWRLEWDRDQIIFREPAHVGAVFSLPAGRPAAASAELRLSA